One genomic window of Candidatus Zixiibacteriota bacterium includes the following:
- the cas5 gene encoding CRISPR-associated protein Cas5 produces the protein MKARYPPPSTVIGTLDSCLPL, from the coding sequence CTGAAAGCCCGATACCCGCCCCCGTCGACTGTCATCGGAACTTTGGATTCCTGCCTGCCCTTGTAG
- a CDS encoding NUDIX domain-containing protein, with the protein MNPDEFTFLKKSRKFERSHDITFFIRKDDKWIVNSKHWYPRGLYRIPSGGANPGETVEEGTRREAYEETGCEIEILKYFLRIGVRFLCGEEHEDWVSHLVLCRWTAGVLRPVDKREIKEVVLAGPEDFDNFTKIMLSLKVGGLHYREFLQRNAFKVLAEAGY; encoded by the coding sequence ATGAATCCGGATGAGTTCACGTTTTTGAAGAAAAGCCGCAAGTTCGAGCGCTCCCACGATATCACCTTTTTCATCCGCAAGGATGATAAATGGATTGTCAATTCCAAACACTGGTATCCCCGGGGGCTGTATCGTATCCCTTCGGGCGGAGCCAATCCGGGCGAGACTGTCGAAGAAGGCACCCGTCGTGAAGCCTACGAGGAAACCGGTTGTGAGATCGAAATACTCAAATATTTTCTGCGCATAGGTGTACGCTTTTTATGCGGTGAGGAGCATGAGGACTGGGTTTCGCACCTCGTCCTGTGCCGCTGGACCGCGGGTGTATTGAGGCCGGTCGACAAACGTGAGATAAAAGAGGTGGTTCTGGCCGGTCCGGAGGATTTCGATAATTTCACGAAGATCATGCTGTCATTAAAGGTCGGTGGACTGCATTACCGCGAGTTTTTGCAACGCAATGCCTTCAAAGTCCTTGCTGAAGCAGGTTACTGA
- a CDS encoding coproporphyrinogen III oxidase family protein — MNIGVYVHLPFCKSRCSYCDFYSQTDLSQEDDCLAAINRELAYLGERYGRLWTETLYLGGGTPS, encoded by the coding sequence ATGAATATCGGAGTCTATGTCCATCTGCCGTTTTGCAAATCCCGATGCAGCTATTGTGATTTCTACTCACAGACTGATTTGAGCCAGGAGGATGACTGCCTGGCGGCCATAAACCGGGAACTGGCATATCTCGGTGAAAGATACGGCCGGCTCTGGACCGAAACTTTGTACCTGGGCGGAGGAACACCCTC